The following are from one region of the Silene latifolia isolate original U9 population chromosome 9, ASM4854445v1, whole genome shotgun sequence genome:
- the LOC141598839 gene encoding F-box/FBD/LRR-repeat protein At1g13570-like, with translation MACSKSAKNTVDFFSNAPDIVIDKILESMTIRMAARTSVLSKQWRHAWLSLKSLIFNYDFWAELTDTDENVDWRKGSQIISDILFCHIGPVHDLELFMPYEACRDRMNNRQWICFLSKNGVRKVVIRNRYVQMDISPHIFRCNELVHLEISAFYLNPPPTDFIGFPYLKHLVLAEVKFIKQSIFSSLIEKCRMLETLKLVNWSGMDHIVIDTPSLQTLILSGDFESLAFRNVRSLKSISLCLKTLPKKPRVETVDAINLPASSCQLQSIEFDGHLFLAAGGIIRPPPVTFILLHELCLSNLNLSDFGVSRYLLHMIECCPYIKNLDIAVLPGENVGQDMLDYNYSNKLDHLLEVNITGITGTSAELKLVEYLFAVSPVLKNLFFKSGYIGIESQLTMSQSLMRFPRASAKASLVCLKN, from the exons ATGGCTTGTTCCAAGTCTGCTAAAAACACGGTGGATTTTTTCAGCAATGCTCCGGATATTGTGATTGATAAAATCCTTGAAAGCATGACTATTCGCATGGCTGCACGGACAAGCGTGTTGTCCAAACAATGGAGACATGCTTGGTTGTCGCTAAAGAGCCTCATCTTTAATTATGATTTCTGGGCGGAGCTAACAGATACGGATGAGAATGTGGATTGGCGAAAAGGCAGCCAAATTATTAGCGATATACTCTTCTGTCACATTGGTCCTGTTCATGACTTAGAACTTTTTATGCCGTATGAGGCATGTAGGGATCGTATGAATAACAGGCAGTGGATATGTTTTCTATCTAAAAACGGGGTCAGAAAGGTCGTAATTAGAAATCGGTATGTTCAAATGGATATTTCTCCTCATATCTTCCGGTGCAACGAGTTAGTACACCTTGAAATCAGTGCCTTTTATTTAAATCCTCCACCTACTGATTTCATTGGCTTCCCTTATCTTAAGCACCTTGTGCTGGCGGAAGTTAAGTTTATCAAGCAAAGCATTTTTTCTAGTTTGATTGAAAAATGTAGAATGCTTGAAACGTTGAAGCTTGTGAATTGGAGCGGGATGGATCATATTGTAATAGATACACCCAGTCTCCAAACCTTAATATTGAGTGGCGATTTTGAGTCTCTAGCTTTCAGAAATGTTCGCAGTCTTAAAAGTATATCACTGTGCTTGAAGACATTGCCGAAAAAACCACGAGTAGAAACAGTTGATGCAATCAATCTTCCTGCAAGTTCTTGTCAACTTCAGTCCATCGAGTTTGATGGTCACTTG TTCTTGGCTGCAGGTGGCATCATAAGACCTCCTCCGGTCACATTCATTCTCCTACACGAACTTTGTTTAAGTAATCTGAATCTGAGTGATTTTGGTGTTTCCCGTTATCTTTTGCACATGATCGAATGTTGCCCCTACATTAAAAACCTCGATATTGCA GTTTTGCCAGGTGAAAATGTTGGCCAGGACATGCTTGACTATAATTACAGCAACAAACTGGATCACCTCCTTGAGGTCAATATTACGGGAATCACAGGAACAAGTGCGGAGCTGAAATTGGTCGAATACCTGTTTGCAGTTTCACCTGTACTCAAAAATCTGTTCTTCAAGTCTGGTTATATTGGTATTGAGTCCCAACTTACTATGTCACAATCGCTGATGAGATTCCCAAGAGCATCTGCAAAAGCGTCTCTTGTTTGTCTGAAGAATTAG